From Camelina sativa cultivar DH55 chromosome 20, Cs, whole genome shotgun sequence, the proteins below share one genomic window:
- the LOC104771094 gene encoding uncharacterized protein LOC104771094, which translates to MENKLVLGVLCLCLVIQVTSGEWDDPLINHYADYETIHPSEYYSSDFELKDGTNVIFEAVNEMKGLKKPKAGFMCTNGMQHWKRSLPGDIFYAKFFFYRINPNAKVIQHCHFRSVLGFADVFIDVSPALGKKCPGYKCILAIRREGLLMKDTKELFPWTPWPHRHVQPKLPAGITN; encoded by the coding sequence ATGGAAAACAAGTTGGTTCTTGGAGTCCTATGTCTATGCCTTGTGATACAAGTCACCAGCGGCGAGTGGGACGACCCTCTCATAAACCATTATGCTGACTACGAAACGATTCATCCCAGCGAATACTACAGTTCCGATTTCGAACTCAAAGACGGAACCAATGTGATCTTTGAAGCCGTGAATGAAATGAAAGGGCTCAAGAAACCGAAAGCAGGCTTCATGTGCACCAATGGCATGCAACATTGGAAAAGGTCTCTTCCGGGAGACATTTTCTACGCCAAATTCTTCTTTTACCGGATTAATCCAAACGCAAAAGTTATTCAACATTGCCATTTCCGATCGGTTTTGGGTTTCGCAGATGTCTTTATCGATGTGTCCCCGGCGCTCGGGAAAAAATGTCCTGGTTACAAATGCATTTTAGCAATAAGACGTGAAGGTCTCCTAATGAAAGACACTAAAGAACTCTTTCCTTGGACCCCATGGCCGCACCGCCACGTTCAACCTAAGTTGCCTGCAGGGATCACCAATTGA